A genomic segment from Microbispora sp. ZYX-F-249 encodes:
- a CDS encoding NADH-quinone oxidoreductase subunit G: MVTLTIDGFQISVPKGTLIIRAAELLGIQIPRFCDHPLLSPAANCRQCLVDIPDAGNGRGFPKPQPSCAIEVAEGMVVKTQLTSPVAEKAQRGVMEMLLLNHPLDCPVCDKGGECPLQNQAMSNGQGESRFTEQKRTFEKPVPLSSEVLLDRERCIQCARCIRFSEQIAGDPLIDFFERGAKEQVGVADGEPFQSYFSGNTIQICPVGALTGAAYRFRSRPFDLVSTPSACEHCASGCSLRTDHRRGKVTRRLAGDDPQVNEEWNCDKGRWAFTYATAPDRLRSPLVRDESGKLVPTSWPDALAVAAEGLLRARGKAGVLVGGRLTVEDAYAYSKFARIALGTNDIDFRARPHSEEEARFLAHAVAGKGIEVSYADLETAPAVLLAGFEPEEESPIVFLRLRKAARKRGLKVYSLAPFATPGLAKMQGTLIRTAPGAEAEALGDLVGGDVLPAGSIVLAGERLATAPGALSALVRLTQATGARLAWVPRRAGERGALEAGALPGLLPIGRPASDETARAEVARVWGVGSLPDAPGRDTAGIIEAALNDEVDALVVAGVDPYDLPDPARALAALENTPFIVSLEIRASAVTDRADVVLPVAAVAEKSGTFVDWEGRGRSFGVATAVPGLMSDLRAIASIADQMDVHLGLPDPAAARREMATLGSWKGTRPAAPAVTGRPVREPRAGEAVLATWHLLLDDGRLQDGEPYLAGTARSAAALLSEATAAEIGAVDGGKITIGDDVVVPVRVADLPDRVVWVPSNSAGLSVTRDLRAVAGDVVKIGSVS; this comes from the coding sequence ATGGTCACCCTGACCATCGACGGCTTCCAGATCAGCGTCCCCAAGGGCACGCTGATCATCCGGGCAGCGGAACTGCTGGGGATCCAGATCCCCCGGTTCTGCGACCACCCGCTGCTCTCGCCGGCGGCCAACTGCCGCCAGTGCCTGGTCGACATCCCCGACGCGGGCAACGGCCGCGGCTTCCCCAAGCCGCAGCCGTCCTGCGCGATCGAGGTCGCCGAGGGCATGGTGGTCAAGACGCAGCTCACCTCACCGGTGGCCGAGAAGGCCCAGCGCGGCGTGATGGAGATGCTGCTGCTGAACCACCCGCTCGACTGCCCGGTCTGCGACAAGGGCGGCGAGTGCCCCCTGCAGAACCAGGCCATGTCGAACGGCCAGGGCGAGAGCCGGTTCACCGAGCAGAAGCGGACGTTCGAGAAGCCCGTCCCGCTGTCGAGCGAGGTGCTGCTCGACCGCGAGCGGTGCATCCAGTGCGCCCGCTGCATCCGGTTCTCCGAGCAGATCGCCGGTGACCCGCTCATCGACTTCTTCGAGCGCGGGGCCAAGGAGCAGGTGGGCGTCGCCGACGGCGAGCCGTTCCAGTCCTACTTCTCGGGCAACACCATCCAGATCTGCCCGGTGGGCGCGCTGACCGGCGCGGCCTACCGGTTCCGCTCCCGCCCGTTCGACCTGGTCTCCACGCCGAGCGCGTGCGAGCACTGCGCGTCGGGCTGCTCGCTGCGCACCGACCACCGCCGGGGCAAGGTCACCCGCCGCCTGGCCGGGGACGACCCGCAGGTCAACGAGGAGTGGAACTGCGACAAGGGCCGCTGGGCCTTCACCTACGCCACCGCGCCCGACCGCCTGCGGTCGCCGCTGGTCCGTGACGAGAGCGGCAAGCTCGTCCCGACCTCCTGGCCGGACGCGCTGGCCGTCGCGGCCGAGGGCCTGCTGCGGGCCCGCGGGAAGGCCGGCGTGCTGGTCGGCGGGCGGCTCACGGTCGAGGACGCCTACGCCTACAGCAAGTTCGCCCGGATCGCCCTCGGCACCAACGACATCGACTTCCGGGCCCGCCCGCACTCCGAGGAGGAGGCGCGCTTCCTCGCCCACGCCGTCGCCGGCAAGGGCATCGAGGTCTCCTACGCCGACCTGGAGACGGCCCCGGCCGTGCTCCTCGCCGGGTTCGAGCCCGAGGAGGAGTCGCCGATCGTCTTCCTGCGCCTGCGCAAGGCGGCGCGCAAGCGGGGCCTGAAGGTCTACTCGCTCGCGCCGTTCGCCACGCCGGGCCTGGCCAAGATGCAGGGCACGCTGATCCGCACCGCGCCCGGCGCCGAGGCCGAGGCGCTCGGCGACCTCGTCGGCGGCGACGTGCTGCCCGCCGGCTCGATCGTCCTCGCCGGCGAGCGGCTGGCCACCGCCCCCGGCGCCCTGTCCGCGCTTGTACGGCTCACGCAGGCCACCGGCGCCCGGCTCGCCTGGGTGCCGCGGCGGGCCGGTGAGCGCGGCGCGCTGGAGGCGGGCGCCCTGCCGGGCCTGCTGCCGATCGGCCGCCCGGCCTCCGACGAGACCGCCCGCGCGGAGGTCGCCAGGGTGTGGGGCGTCGGCTCGCTGCCCGACGCGCCCGGCCGCGACACGGCGGGCATCATCGAGGCCGCGCTCAACGACGAGGTCGACGCGCTGGTCGTGGCGGGTGTGGACCCCTACGACCTGCCCGACCCGGCCCGGGCCCTGGCGGCGCTGGAGAACACGCCGTTCATCGTCAGCCTGGAGATCCGCGCCAGCGCGGTCACCGACCGGGCCGACGTGGTCCTGCCGGTCGCCGCGGTGGCCGAGAAGTCCGGCACGTTCGTCGACTGGGAGGGCAGGGGCCGCTCGTTCGGCGTGGCCACGGCCGTCCCCGGTCTGATGAGCGACCTGCGCGCCATCGCGTCGATCGCCGACCAGATGGACGTCCACCTCGGCCTGCCCGACCCCGCCGCCGCCCGGCGGGAGATGGCCACGCTCGGCTCCTGGAAGGGCACCCGCCCGGCCGCGCCGGCGGTCACCGGCCGTCCGGTCCGAGAGCCCCGGGCGGGCGAGGCCGTGCTGGCGACCTGGCACCTGCTGCTCGACGACGGCCGGCTGCAGGACGGCGAGCCGTACCTGGCGGGGACCGCCCGCTCGGCGGCGGCGCTGCTGTCGGAGGCGACGGCCGCCGAGATCGGCGCGGTCGACGGCGGCAAGATCACCATCGGTGACGACGTGGTCGTGCCGGTGCGCGTCGCGGACCTGCCCGACCGTGTCGTGTGGGTGCCGTCCAACTCCGCCGGCCTGTCGGTCACGCGCGACCTGCGCGCGGTCGCCGGAGACGTCGTAAAGATCGGGAGCGTCTCGTGA
- the nuoF gene encoding NADH-quinone oxidoreductase subunit NuoF produces MTQLTPVLTRNWDQDDSFTIDGYGEYAAAKKALGMDPDAVIQAVKDSGLRGRGGAGFPTGMKWGFIPQGDGKAHYLVVNADESEPGTCKDIPLMMANPHALVEGVIIASYAIRANHAFIYIRGEVVHVIRRVQAAVREAYEKGYLGTDIFGSGYDLELVVHSGAGAYICGEETALLDSLEGYRGQPRLKPPFPAVAGLYASPTVVNNVESIASVPSIIANGADWFAGMGTEKSKGFGIFSLSGHVTRPGQYEAPLGITLRELLDMAGGIREGHELKFWTPGGSSTPIFTAEHLDVPLDFESVGAKGSMLGTRALQIFDETTCVVRAVMRWTEFYAHESCGKCTPCREGTFWLKQVLKRLEKGQGTEDDLATITDIADNILGRSFCALGDGATSPIHSSVKHFRDEYLKHFEIGGCPFDPAASTVWGSK; encoded by the coding sequence ATGACACAGCTTACGCCGGTTCTCACTAGAAACTGGGACCAGGACGACTCGTTCACCATCGACGGGTACGGCGAGTACGCGGCCGCCAAGAAGGCCCTGGGCATGGACCCCGACGCCGTCATCCAGGCGGTGAAGGACTCGGGCCTGCGCGGCCGCGGCGGCGCGGGCTTCCCCACCGGCATGAAGTGGGGCTTCATCCCGCAGGGTGACGGCAAGGCCCACTACCTCGTCGTCAACGCCGACGAGTCGGAGCCGGGGACCTGCAAGGACATCCCGCTCATGATGGCCAACCCGCACGCGCTGGTCGAAGGCGTGATCATCGCGTCCTACGCGATCCGGGCCAACCACGCGTTCATCTACATCCGCGGCGAGGTGGTCCACGTCATCCGCCGGGTGCAGGCCGCGGTCCGCGAGGCGTACGAGAAGGGCTACCTCGGGACGGACATCTTCGGCTCGGGCTACGACCTCGAACTCGTCGTGCACAGCGGCGCCGGGGCGTACATCTGCGGCGAGGAGACCGCGCTGCTCGACTCGCTGGAGGGCTACCGCGGCCAGCCCCGGCTCAAGCCGCCGTTCCCGGCGGTCGCCGGCCTGTACGCCTCCCCGACGGTGGTCAACAACGTCGAGTCGATCGCGAGCGTGCCGAGCATCATCGCCAACGGCGCCGACTGGTTCGCCGGGATGGGCACCGAGAAGTCCAAGGGCTTCGGCATCTTCTCGCTGTCGGGCCACGTGACCCGGCCGGGCCAGTACGAGGCCCCGCTGGGCATCACGCTACGCGAGCTGCTCGACATGGCGGGCGGCATCCGCGAGGGCCACGAGCTGAAGTTCTGGACGCCGGGAGGCTCCTCGACGCCGATCTTCACGGCCGAGCACCTCGACGTGCCGCTCGACTTCGAGTCGGTCGGGGCCAAGGGCTCCATGCTGGGCACCCGCGCCCTGCAGATCTTCGACGAGACGACCTGCGTGGTCCGCGCGGTGATGCGGTGGACCGAGTTCTACGCGCACGAGTCCTGCGGCAAGTGCACGCCCTGCCGTGAGGGCACCTTCTGGCTCAAGCAGGTGCTCAAGCGGCTGGAGAAGGGCCAGGGCACCGAGGACGACCTGGCCACCATCACCGACATCGCCGACAACATCCTCGGCCGTTCGTTCTGCGCCCTCGGCGACGGTGCGACGAGCCCGATCCACTCGTCGGTGAAGCACTTCCGCGACGAATACCTCAAGCACTTCGAGATCGGCGGCTGCCCGTTCGATCCCGCCGCTTCCACGGTGTGGGGGTCCAAGTGA
- the nuoE gene encoding NADH-quinone oxidoreductase subunit NuoE, producing the protein MSGEPTSERSGRPRDEATRVANEKGSATMSTGYSPEVRERLETDAKEIIGRYPRPRSALLPLLHLVQSEDGYISDAGQEFCAEMLGLSKAEVVGVATFYTMYKRKPAGEYNVGVCINTLCAVMGGDQIWDELSEHVGVGHDETTEDGKITLERLECNAACDFAPVMMVNWEFFDNQTPESAKQLVDDLRAGKEVAPTRGPRRLCTFKEASRVLAGFPDGQAAEGPSAAGPSLEGLKVAKANGWEAPKAEGSEK; encoded by the coding sequence TTGAGCGGCGAGCCGACGAGTGAGCGGAGCGGCAGGCCGAGGGACGAGGCCACCCGCGTAGCGAATGAGAAGGGGAGCGCGACCATGAGCACGGGGTACTCCCCGGAGGTCCGCGAGCGTCTGGAGACGGACGCCAAGGAAATCATCGGCCGCTACCCCCGGCCGCGTTCGGCGCTGCTGCCGCTGCTGCACCTGGTGCAGTCGGAGGACGGCTACATCTCCGACGCCGGGCAGGAGTTCTGCGCCGAGATGCTGGGCCTGTCCAAGGCCGAGGTCGTCGGCGTGGCGACCTTCTACACCATGTACAAGCGCAAGCCGGCCGGCGAGTACAACGTCGGCGTCTGCATCAACACGCTGTGCGCGGTGATGGGCGGCGACCAGATCTGGGACGAGCTCAGCGAGCACGTGGGCGTCGGCCACGACGAGACCACCGAGGACGGCAAGATCACGCTTGAGCGGCTGGAGTGCAACGCCGCCTGCGACTTCGCGCCGGTCATGATGGTCAACTGGGAGTTCTTCGACAACCAGACCCCGGAGTCGGCCAAGCAGCTCGTCGACGACCTGCGTGCCGGCAAGGAGGTCGCGCCCACGCGCGGCCCGCGCCGTCTGTGCACGTTCAAGGAGGCGTCCCGGGTCCTCGCCGGCTTCCCCGACGGCCAGGCCGCCGAGGGCCCGTCGGCCGCCGGCCCGTCGCTGGAGGGCCTGAAGGTCGCCAAGGCCAACGGCTGGGAGGCCCCCAAGGCCGAGGGGAGCGAGAAGTGA
- a CDS encoding NADH-quinone oxidoreductase subunit D translates to MSTTETATETQGRIYDVAGQDWDELVKTVSESAEERLVVNMGPQHPSTHGVLRLVLTLDGETVTEARTVIGYLHTGIEKNMEYRTWTQGVTFVTRMDYLAPIFNETAYCMGVEKLLGITDRIPDRAQALRVLTMELTRISSHLVAIATFGMELGATTPMLFGFREREMVLDLMEYITGLRMNMAYVRPGGVSVDLPAGAVDKIGEFLKIMPGRIKEMRKLLDANPVYTRRTKDVAYLDLTGCMALGVTGPMLRAAGLPWDLRKSQPYCGYETYEFEVATQNTCDVYGRYLVRMAEMDESLKIIEQALDRLSGPLKGGPVMIEDKKIGWPSQLALGPDGLGNSPDHIAHIMGSSMEALIHHFKLVTEGFRVPAGQAYASVESPRGELGAHVVSDGGTRPYRVHFRDPSFTNLQAVPATCEGGMVADVISAVASIDPVMGGVDR, encoded by the coding sequence GTGAGCACCACCGAGACCGCCACTGAGACCCAGGGCCGGATCTACGACGTCGCGGGTCAGGACTGGGACGAACTGGTCAAGACCGTCAGCGAGTCGGCCGAGGAGCGCCTCGTCGTCAACATGGGCCCGCAGCACCCGTCGACGCACGGCGTGCTCCGGCTCGTGCTGACCCTCGACGGCGAGACCGTGACCGAGGCCCGCACAGTGATCGGCTACCTGCACACCGGCATCGAGAAGAACATGGAGTACCGGACGTGGACCCAGGGGGTCACGTTCGTCACCCGCATGGACTATCTCGCGCCGATCTTCAACGAGACCGCCTACTGCATGGGGGTGGAGAAGCTTCTCGGGATCACCGACAGGATCCCGGACCGGGCGCAGGCCCTCCGGGTCCTGACGATGGAGCTCACCCGGATCTCCTCCCACCTCGTCGCGATCGCGACGTTCGGCATGGAGCTGGGCGCGACGACGCCGATGCTGTTCGGCTTCCGCGAGCGCGAGATGGTGCTCGACCTGATGGAGTACATCACCGGCCTGCGGATGAACATGGCGTACGTCCGGCCGGGCGGCGTCAGCGTCGACCTGCCGGCCGGCGCCGTCGACAAGATCGGCGAGTTCCTCAAGATCATGCCGGGGCGGATCAAGGAGATGCGCAAGCTCCTCGACGCCAACCCGGTCTACACCCGGCGTACGAAGGACGTGGCCTACCTCGACCTGACCGGGTGCATGGCGCTCGGGGTCACCGGGCCCATGCTGCGCGCCGCCGGGCTGCCGTGGGACCTGCGCAAGTCCCAGCCCTACTGCGGCTACGAGACGTACGAGTTCGAGGTGGCGACGCAGAACACCTGCGACGTGTACGGCCGTTACCTCGTGCGCATGGCCGAGATGGACGAGTCCCTCAAGATCATTGAGCAGGCGCTCGACCGGCTCTCCGGCCCGCTCAAGGGCGGCCCGGTGATGATCGAGGACAAGAAGATCGGCTGGCCGTCGCAGCTCGCGCTCGGCCCCGACGGCCTCGGCAACTCGCCCGACCACATCGCCCACATCATGGGCAGCTCGATGGAGGCCCTGATCCACCACTTCAAGCTGGTGACCGAGGGCTTCCGGGTGCCGGCCGGGCAGGCGTACGCCTCGGTCGAGTCGCCGCGCGGCGAGCTGGGCGCGCACGTGGTCAGCGACGGCGGCACCCGGCCCTACCGGGTCCACTTCCGCGACCCGTCGTTCACGAACCTGCAGGCGGTGCCCGCGACGTGTGAGGGCGGCATGGTCGCCGACGTCATCTCCGCGGTCGCCTCGATCGACCCGGTCATGGGAGGTGTGGACCGTTGA
- a CDS encoding NADH-quinone oxidoreductase subunit C, translating into MTTENLPGLPEEPVARRGMFGVKDSGDTSGYNRLVVRRPPKLSSSRPYGSYFDEVADALEPAFADAIERVVVDRGEITFHVRRERLPEVMKHLRDDPALRFELSLGVSGVHYPEETGAELRAVYHLCSITHNRRVRVEVSCPDADPHIPSTVQVYPTHDWHERETYDFFGIVFDGHPALTRIEMPDDWEGHPQRKDYPLGGIPVEYRGAEVPAPDRRRSYS; encoded by the coding sequence GTGACCACCGAGAACCTGCCCGGGCTGCCCGAGGAGCCCGTCGCCCGCAGGGGCATGTTCGGCGTCAAGGACAGCGGCGACACCTCCGGCTACAACCGCCTGGTCGTCCGCCGTCCGCCGAAGCTGTCCAGCAGCCGGCCGTACGGGTCGTACTTCGACGAGGTGGCCGACGCGCTGGAGCCGGCGTTCGCCGACGCGATCGAGCGCGTGGTCGTCGACCGCGGCGAGATCACCTTCCACGTGCGGCGCGAGCGGCTGCCCGAGGTGATGAAGCACCTGCGTGACGACCCGGCGCTGCGGTTCGAGCTGTCGCTCGGCGTCTCGGGGGTCCACTACCCCGAGGAGACCGGTGCGGAGCTGCGCGCCGTCTACCACCTGTGCTCCATCACGCACAACCGGCGCGTCCGGGTGGAGGTCTCCTGCCCCGACGCCGACCCGCACATCCCCTCCACGGTTCAGGTCTACCCCACGCACGACTGGCACGAGCGCGAGACGTACGACTTCTTCGGAATCGTCTTCGACGGCCACCCGGCGCTGACCCGGATCGAGATGCCGGACGACTGGGAGGGGCACCCGCAGCGCAAGGACTACCCGCTCGGCGGCATTCCGGTGGAATACCGCGGCGCCGAGGTCCCCGCGCCGGACCGGAGGAGGTCGTACTCGTGA
- a CDS encoding NuoB/complex I 20 kDa subunit family protein, whose translation MGLEEKLPSGFILTTVEQVAGWARKNSVWPATFGLACCAIELMATGGPKHDLARFGMERASASPRQADLMIVAGRLSQKMAPVLRQIYDQMAEPKWVIAMGVCASSGGMFNNYAIVQGVDHVVPVDIYLPGCPPRPEMLIDAIVKLHDKIQNMKFGAHREKQIEELELQALRTLPLIDQGAGK comes from the coding sequence ATGGGTCTTGAAGAGAAACTCCCGAGCGGGTTCATCCTCACCACCGTCGAGCAGGTGGCGGGCTGGGCCCGGAAGAACTCCGTCTGGCCGGCGACCTTCGGTCTCGCGTGCTGCGCCATCGAGCTGATGGCCACCGGCGGCCCGAAGCACGACCTGGCCCGCTTCGGCATGGAGCGTGCCTCCGCCTCCCCGCGGCAGGCCGACCTCATGATCGTGGCCGGCCGGCTGTCGCAGAAGATGGCGCCCGTCCTCCGCCAGATCTACGACCAGATGGCCGAGCCCAAGTGGGTCATCGCGATGGGCGTCTGCGCGTCCAGCGGCGGCATGTTCAACAACTACGCCATCGTCCAGGGCGTGGACCACGTGGTGCCGGTCGACATCTACCTGCCCGGCTGCCCGCCGCGCCCGGAGATGCTGATCGACGCCATCGTGAAGCTGCACGACAAGATCCAGAACATGAAGTTCGGCGCGCACCGCGAGAAGCAGATCGAGGAGCTCGAGCTCCAGGCGCTGCGCACGCTGCCGCTGATCGATCAGGGAGCCGGGAAGTGA
- a CDS encoding NADH-quinone oxidoreductase subunit A has translation MELYVPIVVLAVLAAGFAVFSVSIAPFTGPKRWNRAKLDAYECGIEPTPQPVGGGRFPLKYMITAMLFIVFDIEIIFLYPWAVAFDKLGVFGLVEMVLFIVTVLVAYAYVWRRRGLDWD, from the coding sequence ATGGAGCTGTATGTGCCGATCGTGGTGCTCGCGGTCCTCGCGGCGGGATTCGCCGTGTTCTCCGTGAGCATCGCGCCATTCACCGGGCCCAAGCGCTGGAACCGCGCGAAGCTGGACGCCTACGAGTGCGGCATCGAGCCCACTCCGCAGCCGGTCGGCGGCGGCCGATTCCCGCTGAAGTACATGATCACCGCGATGTTGTTCATCGTGTTCGACATCGAGATCATCTTCCTCTATCCGTGGGCGGTGGCCTTCGACAAACTCGGCGTGTTCGGGCTGGTCGAGATGGTGCTGTTCATCGTCACCGTTCTCGTGGCGTACGCCTACGTGTGGCGGCGTCGCGGCCTCGATTGGGATTAG
- a CDS encoding geranylgeranyl reductase family protein — protein MTRREVDADVIVVGAGPAGATTAFHLARAGLDVLLLEKTRFPREKVCGDGLTPRAVKELVAMGVDIDAPGWIRNKGLRVYGGGMRLELDWPELSSYPDFGLVRTRADFDQILARHAERAGVRLREGVNVTGPLLDERSGHVVGVTAKADGEEVSYRSRLVVAADGNSTRLSIALGLHKREDRPMGVAVRTYYKSPRHDDDYLETWLELWDGDRLLPGYGWIFPVGDGTSNVGLGLLNTSDAFKNIDYRDLLRRWMRNTPEEWGFTEENMTGPIRGAALPMGFNRQPHYARGLVLVGDAGGSINPFNGEGIAYAMETGRTAAEVIVQALSRPTPAQRERVLLAYPRMLKDAHGGYFTLGRLFVEAIGRPGVMSFATRHGMPHPTLMRFAFKLLANLTDRRGDVSDRIINALSKVAPPS, from the coding sequence GTGACGCGGAGAGAGGTCGACGCCGACGTCATCGTCGTCGGCGCGGGCCCCGCGGGTGCCACGACGGCCTTCCATCTCGCCCGCGCCGGTCTCGACGTGCTGCTCCTGGAGAAGACGCGCTTCCCCAGAGAGAAGGTCTGCGGTGACGGACTGACCCCGCGGGCGGTGAAGGAACTCGTCGCCATGGGCGTCGACATCGACGCGCCCGGCTGGATCAGGAACAAAGGGCTGCGCGTCTACGGCGGCGGCATGCGCCTCGAACTCGACTGGCCCGAGCTGTCGAGCTACCCCGACTTCGGCCTCGTGCGCACCCGCGCCGACTTCGACCAGATCCTCGCGAGGCACGCCGAGCGCGCGGGCGTCCGGCTGCGCGAGGGCGTGAACGTTACAGGCCCCCTGCTCGACGAGCGCAGCGGTCACGTCGTGGGCGTGACGGCCAAGGCGGACGGCGAGGAGGTGTCCTACCGCTCGCGGCTCGTGGTGGCGGCCGACGGCAACTCGACCCGGCTGTCGATCGCCCTGGGCCTGCACAAGCGTGAGGACCGCCCGATGGGCGTGGCGGTGCGCACCTATTACAAGAGCCCCCGCCACGACGACGACTACCTGGAGACGTGGCTCGAGCTCTGGGACGGCGACCGGCTGCTGCCCGGTTACGGCTGGATCTTCCCCGTCGGCGACGGCACCTCCAACGTCGGCCTCGGCCTGCTGAACACCAGCGACGCGTTCAAGAACATCGACTACCGCGACCTGCTGCGGCGGTGGATGAGGAACACGCCGGAGGAGTGGGGCTTCACCGAGGAGAACATGACGGGCCCGATCAGGGGCGCCGCGCTGCCGATGGGCTTCAACCGGCAGCCGCACTACGCCCGCGGGCTGGTTCTCGTCGGCGACGCGGGCGGGTCGATCAACCCGTTCAACGGCGAGGGCATCGCGTACGCCATGGAGACCGGCAGGACCGCGGCCGAAGTGATCGTCCAGGCGCTGTCCCGGCCGACGCCCGCCCAGCGTGAGCGCGTGTTACTCGCGTATCCTCGTATGCTCAAAGACGCCCATGGCGGATACTTCACCCTCGGCCGCCTGTTCGTGGAGGCGATCGGAAGGCCGGGTGTGATGAGTTTCGCCACCCGGCACGGGATGCCCCATCCCACCCTGATGAGATTCGCCTTCAAGCTGCTCGCTAATCTCACAGACCGGCGGGGCGACGTCTCCGACCGCATAATCAACGCCCTGTCCAAGGTGGCTCCGCCATCATGA
- a CDS encoding demethylmenaquinone methyltransferase: MTRASLDKQPHEVAAMFDRTARRYDLVNDVLSLGQDRLWRKATAAAIDAGPGELVLDLAAGTGTSTDAFTELGARAIACDFSLGMLRTGVERRGGSGLYGGGVRGVTFVAGDALRLPFRDETFDAVTISFGLRNVADTEQALREMLRVTRPGGRLVICEFSRPTPKSFDLVYSQYLMKLLPPVARMVSSNPDSYEYLAESIRAWPDQEALARIIQRAGWRKVAWRNLTLGIVALHRAVKA; the protein is encoded by the coding sequence ATGACGCGCGCATCGCTGGACAAGCAGCCGCACGAGGTCGCCGCGATGTTCGATCGCACGGCCCGGCGCTACGACCTGGTCAACGACGTCCTCTCACTGGGCCAGGACCGCCTGTGGCGGAAGGCCACCGCGGCGGCGATCGACGCGGGCCCCGGCGAGCTGGTCCTCGACCTCGCCGCGGGCACCGGCACCTCGACCGACGCGTTCACCGAGCTCGGGGCGCGGGCCATCGCGTGCGACTTCTCGCTCGGCATGCTCCGCACCGGGGTCGAGCGGCGCGGCGGTTCGGGTCTGTACGGCGGGGGCGTGCGCGGGGTGACGTTCGTCGCGGGCGACGCGCTGCGCCTGCCGTTCCGCGACGAGACGTTCGACGCCGTGACGATCTCCTTCGGCCTGCGCAACGTGGCCGACACCGAACAGGCGCTGCGCGAGATGCTGCGGGTGACCCGCCCGGGCGGCCGGCTGGTGATCTGCGAGTTCTCCCGGCCCACGCCGAAGTCGTTCGACCTCGTCTACTCGCAGTACCTGATGAAGCTGCTGCCGCCGGTGGCCCGGATGGTCAGCTCGAACCCCGATTCCTACGAGTACCTCGCCGAGTCGATCCGGGCCTGGCCCGACCAGGAGGCGCTGGCGCGGATCATCCAGCGGGCGGGCTGGCGGAAGGTCGCCTGGCGCAACCTCACGCTCGGCATCGTGGCCCTGCATCGGGCGGTCAAAGCGTGA
- a CDS encoding DUF4229 domain-containing protein — MHPVVVYTLSRLGLFAVALGVLYLVGLRSFPLLLVAVLVSGLASYVLLSKQRDAVSERIAGKRREAGKN; from the coding sequence GTGCATCCGGTTGTCGTTTACACCCTTTCGCGCCTCGGGCTGTTCGCCGTCGCTCTCGGCGTCCTGTATCTCGTCGGCCTGCGGTCGTTCCCGCTTCTCCTGGTCGCCGTCCTGGTCAGCGGTCTGGCCAGCTACGTGCTGCTGTCCAAACAGCGCGACGCGGTGAGCGAGCGCATCGCCGGGAAACGGCGGGAGGCGGGGAAGAACTAG
- a CDS encoding BldC family transcriptional regulator — MESSSERLLTPGEVAALFRVDPKTVTRWAAAGRISSIRTPGGHRRFRESEVHALLRGEDVLTAERPNGDSPRV, encoded by the coding sequence GTGGAGAGTAGCAGCGAGCGACTGCTGACTCCTGGAGAGGTTGCCGCTCTCTTCAGGGTCGACCCGAAGACCGTGACCCGTTGGGCCGCGGCCGGGCGCATCAGCAGCATCCGTACCCCCGGGGGGCACAGGCGATTCCGTGAATCGGAAGTGCACGCCCTCCTTCGCGGTGAGGACGTCCTCACGGCCGAAAGGCCGAACGGCGACTCCCCGCGAGTCTGA
- a CDS encoding PLD nuclease N-terminal domain-containing protein, with amino-acid sequence MPSVIIGLALLALWLYCLFDVITTPEQDVRNLPKFLWVLIVILLADIGALTWLLVGRPRRQHAVYAAGGGGWAQSGDVPRGPDDDPEFLRSLDRRLRDED; translated from the coding sequence ATGCCTAGCGTGATTATCGGCCTGGCGCTGCTTGCCCTCTGGCTCTACTGCCTCTTCGACGTGATCACGACCCCCGAACAGGACGTGCGCAATCTCCCGAAGTTCCTGTGGGTCCTCATCGTGATCCTCCTGGCGGACATCGGTGCGCTGACCTGGCTCCTCGTGGGTCGCCCCCGCCGTCAGCACGCCGTGTACGCGGCGGGAGGCGGCGGGTGGGCCCAGAGCGGCGACGTGCCCCGCGGACCCGACGATGACCCCGAGTTCCTGCGCAGCCTCGACCGGCGCCTGCGCGACGAGGACTGA